The genomic interval AGCAGTCGCTGTTCGTCGGGCGGATCGAGCGGGAGGGCAAGACCGGGGACCCGCAGAGCGTCTCGGTGCGCGAACTGCGCTCCACGACACCGGACCTGGAGGAGGTCACGACCATGTCCTGGGCCGGCGACAGCAGGCTCCTGGTGGTCGGGCGTGAGCAGGGCGGCGTGCAGCAGACGCGCTACGTCCAGGTCGACGGCTCCACTCCGGAGGGGCCGCCGCCGACCGCGCTCACGGGGGTGAAGGAGATCGCGGCGTCCGAGGACGCCGACATGCCCCTGGTCGCCTACTCGGAGGACGGGATCGTACGGCTGCCGTCCGGGGCGCAGTGGCAGAAGGTGGACGCGGACGGGACGGCGCCGGTCTATCCGGGCTGAGGTGACGGGACCGCCCTGTCGGGAGCGGCCGCTTTTGCCGGGGTGAGGCCCCGGCGAGGGTGGCCGCTTTTGTCTTGGACGGGTGTGGATTCGTGGCTGGCGGCGGCTCGGATTCGCCGAGTGGGCCGGGCCGGAATCGTCGTACGGGGTTGATTTGCGGGCTGTGTGCGCGGTCGGCCGGTTAGCTGTATAGGGCCGGTAATTGTGAGGGGAACTGCTGTTCGTGCGCGGCGGAGTTTTCCACAGGGAGTTATCCACAGGGGTGGTCGGTCGGCTTCAGCGTTGGCACAGTGATGGGCATGCGGGGGTGGTGGCAGGACCTCACCGATCTGGTGCTGTCGGCCGAGTGCGGAGGCTGCGGGAAGCCTCGCGCGGTGCTCTGTCCGGAGTGCCGTGCCGCCTTGTACGGGGCCGTGCCGAGCCGGGTGCGACCGGTGCCGGAGCCGTCCGGGCTGCCGGTGGTGCACGCGGCGGCTCGGTATGCGGACTCGGTACGGGCGGTGTTGCTGGCCCACAAGGAGAGGGGGGCGCTGGGCCTGGCGGAGCCGCTCGGCACGGCTCTGGCGGGGGCTGTGTGGGCGAGCGTGCGGGAGGTGTGTGAGCCGGGGAGTGAGGGATCGGGGTCGGGATGGCCTCGGGGGGCCTGGGAACGGGGGTATGGGGCTTTGGCCGGGCGTGGTGGGGAGTTGGAGCGGGGTGGGCCTGCTGGGCGGGCTATGGGGGGCCTTGACGGGGTGGGGGCTGGTGAGGGGGGTGCGTGCATGACCTCTGCCGGCGGGGTTGGGCGGTCGTGGGCGGTAGGCGGGACAGGTGAAGCAGCTGTGGCCGGGGGCCGGGACGTGGCAGGTGCCGGGGCCTTACGCGGGGGCGGAGATGTGCCGGGTGCGGAGGCGGCCCGGGGCAGAGGGGGTGGTGCCTCAGGAGCGGAGGTCTGGGGCAGGCGCGGCGACGCCTCAGGTGTAGACGCTTTGGGGAGCGGGAGCGGGAGCGGGGGTGGCAGCGGGAGCGGGGTGCCGGGGGCTGAGGCCCTGGCTGTACCTGGTCCGTCGGGTGGAGGGTGGACGAGGGGCGGGATCGGTGGGCCCGTGTTGCTCGTTCCCGTGCCGTCCGCGCGGCGGGCGGTTCGGGCCAGGGGTCAGGATCCGGCGCGGCGGATCGCACTTGCTGCGGCGAGAGAGCTGCGGCGGGCGGGGATGCCGGCGCGGGTGGTGGCGGTCCTGCGGCAGCGGCGGGGGGTGGCCGACCAGTCGGGGCTCAACTCCCGGCAGCGGCTGGACAATCTCGCGGGGGCGCTGACCGTGGTTCCCGGTGGCGGACGGCTTCTGGCCGAGGGGTTGGTCGTGCTGGTGGACGACCTGATGACGACGGGCGCGTCCTTGATCGAGGCGGCGCGGGCCGTCCGGGAGGCGCGGGCTCGGGAGGTTCAGGCCGCGCGGGCTCGGGAGGACCGGGCGGTGGGCGCTCGGGAGGACATCGCTCACCGCGGTGAACGGACGACCGCCGGACACCGTGATCATCGGCAACGGGGACGAGGGGAGCGCGGCGGTCCTCGGTCGTGGGGAACGGAGTCGTGGCCTGGTGATCGACCGCCCGGGACTGCGGGACAGCGTGTCCGAGGGTGGCCGGGAACGGACGGATGCCATGGCGAACGGCGACAGGACGGGAGCGGGCGCCGTGGTGGACGGGTGGTGGCCGGATACGGCGATGATCCGACGGACCTCGTGTACACCGCGACAACCCGGGAAGGCATGGGGGAACGGATGGTCGCAGTGACGGAGGAGGACACGGACCGGGAGCGCTGGATGGCGACAACGGCGGGCGCCGGGGGCGTCCGTGACGTCATCTGTGCGGCCGTGGTCGCGGCGTCGCCGGTTTCCTTCGAAATAAACCGGAACTGACTGTGTAGTTGCATCGTTGCAGGTTACGAGAGGATCAATTCACCTGAACGGAGGTACGCAGCAGTAGAGGGTGACGACATCCGTCCAGGCGAGATATGTTCGGTTGTGAGAGAAAGGCGCAGGCCACACCTCGCAAATCCGAATGCCGTGCCCGCGGGATTTCCACCATCACCCGCGACGGTGGAATGGAGATCTTGCCCGCGGGGGAGGAGGTGGACGTCACCGAGTCCGAGGTTCCGGGGCTCACCGGAACCTGGTGCAAAAGGGAGATGCTCCGCATCGAGGCGGAGCGATCCGGGAACGGAGTTCTGCGTGGACATCGTCGTCAAGGGCCGCAAGACCGAGGTGCCCGAGCGGTTCCGCAAGCACGTGGCCGAGAAGCTGAAGCTGGAGAAGATCCAGAAGCTCGATGGCAAGGTGATCAGCCTCGACGTCGAGGTGTCCAAGGAGCCGAACCCCCGACAGGCCGACCGCTGTGACCGAGTGGAGATCACGCTCCGCTCTCGCGGTCCGGTGATCCGGGCGGAAGCGGCAGCCAGCGACCCGTACGCGGCACTCGACTTGGCGGCGGAGAAGCTGGACGCCCGGCTTCGCAAGGAGCACGACAAGCGCCACACGCGCAGGGGCGCACGGCGGCTCACGGCTGCTGAGGTCCCCGACCACGTTCCGGACGCGGCGACGCTCAACGGCCACGGCGACCCCGTCCACGAGGAAGACTCGGACGGCGTGCCCGTCAAGAAGATCGGCTCGCTGGAGATCAAGGGTGAAGGTCCCCTCGTAGTCCGTGAGAAGACCCACGTCGCCTCCCCGATGACCCTCGACCAGGCGCTCTACGAGATGGAGCTGGTCGGGCACGACTTCTATCTCTTCGTCGACTCCGAGACGAAGGAACCGAGTGTCGTCTACCGGCGGCACGCCTATGACTACGGCGTCATCCACCTGAGCACGGACCCGATGGTCGCCCGGGCGCACTCTCCCGCGGCCGGCGACACGACGGGCAGCTGACCCTCCCGGATGACAGTTGATCGGGTGCCCCTGGAGCGCGTGTGCGCCCCCAGGGGCACCCGCGTGCGACCACTTCGCGCCCCGCTCTGTCACCTCACTGTCGTCCGGGCATGAAATCATGGGCCCACCGGCCCAACCGGTGGGTCGTTGCCTTGGGTTGGCGATGGCACAGGATCAGCCACAGCCTTCAGGGGGAGGAACGATGGCGGACAGCTTCGGACCGCTGCACGGCGCGAACGCCGGCGACGGTGTCGTCGGCATGGGCGCGGACGCGGGCTCTCCACGCAAGGAGCCGATCCGGGTTCTCGTCGTGGACGACCACGCTCTCTTCCGGCGCGGACTGGAGATCGTGCTCGCGGCCGAGGAGGACATCCAGGTCGTAGGGGAGGCGGGCGACGGCGCCGAGGCCGTCGACAAGGCCGCCGACCTGCTGCCCGACATCGTTCTGATGGACGTCCGGATGCCCAAGCGGGGCGGGATCGAGGCCTGCACCTCGATCAAGGAAGTGGCACCCAGCGCCAAGATCATCATGTTGACGATCAGCGATGAGGAAGCCGACCTCTACGACGCGATCAAGGCGGGCGCGACCGGATATCTCCTCAAGGAGATCTCGACGGACGAGGTGGCCACCGCCATTCGCGCCGTGGCCGACGGCCAGTCGCAGATCAGCCCCTCCATGGCGTCGAAACTGCTCACCGAGTTCAAGTCGATGATCCAGCGGACGGACGAGCGCCGTCTCGTGCCGGCCCCGCGGCTGACCGACCGTGAGCTGGAAGTCCTCAAGCTCGTCGCCACCGGGATGAACAACCGCGACATCGCGAAGGAGTTGTTCATCTCCGAGAACACAGTGAAGAACCATGTGCGCAACATCCTGGAGAAGCTGCAGCTGCACTCCAGGATGGAGGCGGTGGTCTACGCGATGCGGGAGAAGATCCTAGAGATCCGCTAGCGCCTTCACGAGGGGCTCGCGCAGGTCCGGTGAGTCCACCCGCTCGACCCGGATGTCCGTGCAGTCCACCCAGCTCGCCGCCTCGACCAGGGCCTGGGCGACCGCCGGGACCGCCTTCGGGCCGTCCACGGTGACCTGCCTGGCGACCAGTGTGCCCCCCTCCCGGGCCGGGTCCACGCGGCCGACGAGACGGCCACCGGCCAGCACCGGCATCGCGAAATAGCCGTGGACCCGCTTGGGCTTGGGGACGTACGCCTCCAGGCGGTGGGTGAAGCCGAAGATCCGCTCCGTGCGCGCGCGTTCCCAGATCAGGGAGTCGAACGGGGACAGCAGAGTGGTGCGGTGGCGGCCGCGCGGTGCTGTCTCCAGAGCGGCGGGATCGGCCCAGGCAGGCTTGCCCCAGCCCTCGACCGTCACCGGCACCAGACCCGAGTCGGCGATCACCGCGTCGACCTGGTCGCCCTTGAGACGGTGGTAGTCGGCGATGTCCGCGCGGGTGCCGACGCCCAGGGCCTGGCCGGCGAGACGGACCAGGCGGCGCAGGCACTCGGCGTCGTCCAGCTCGTCGTGAAGCAGGTCGGCGGGCACGGCGCGCTCGGCGAGGTCGTACACGCGCTTCCAGCCGCGGCGCTCCACGCAGACCACCTCGCCGTACATCAGGGCGCGCTCGACGGCGACCTTGGTGCCCGACCAGTCCCACCACTCGCTGGTCTTCTTCGCACCGCCCAACTCTGTTGCGGTGAGGGGGCCTTCGGTGCGGAGCTG from Streptomyces sp. CC0208 carries:
- the raiA gene encoding ribosome-associated translation inhibitor RaiA, producing the protein MDIVVKGRKTEVPERFRKHVAEKLKLEKIQKLDGKVISLDVEVSKEPNPRQADRCDRVEITLRSRGPVIRAEAAASDPYAALDLAAEKLDARLRKEHDKRHTRRGARRLTAAEVPDHVPDAATLNGHGDPVHEEDSDGVPVKKIGSLEIKGEGPLVVREKTHVASPMTLDQALYEMELVGHDFYLFVDSETKEPSVVYRRHAYDYGVIHLSTDPMVARAHSPAAGDTTGS
- a CDS encoding response regulator transcription factor; the protein is MADSFGPLHGANAGDGVVGMGADAGSPRKEPIRVLVVDDHALFRRGLEIVLAAEEDIQVVGEAGDGAEAVDKAADLLPDIVLMDVRMPKRGGIEACTSIKEVAPSAKIIMLTISDEEADLYDAIKAGATGYLLKEISTDEVATAIRAVADGQSQISPSMASKLLTEFKSMIQRTDERRLVPAPRLTDRELEVLKLVATGMNNRDIAKELFISENTVKNHVRNILEKLQLHSRMEAVVYAMREKILEIR
- a CDS encoding crosslink repair DNA glycosylase YcaQ family protein, yielding MTTAPPTTDLSADEARRIVLRAQGFLGTPDRRAGVRGVLRHLGAVQLDTISVLARSHELIPYARLGAVGRKSVEAAYWTTSPLGASPDRPHAFEYWSHAACILPIEEWPHFAFRRRAYRSRPHWNHQLPDGTYDQVIKQLRTEGPLTATELGGAKKTSEWWDWSGTKVAVERALMYGEVVCVERRGWKRVYDLAERAVPADLLHDELDDAECLRRLVRLAGQALGVGTRADIADYHRLKGDQVDAVIADSGLVPVTVEGWGKPAWADPAALETAPRGRHRTTLLSPFDSLIWERARTERIFGFTHRLEAYVPKPKRVHGYFAMPVLAGGRLVGRVDPAREGGTLVARQVTVDGPKAVPAVAQALVEAASWVDCTDIRVERVDSPDLREPLVKALADL